The Salvelinus fontinalis isolate EN_2023a chromosome 13, ASM2944872v1, whole genome shotgun sequence DNA segment GGCTAACTCTTCCTCATGATAACACACATTTCATCTGGTTACCTCATATTCATCGTCTCAATAGTAttcgttttttaaatgttttaatttaaTTTTCTGTCCCACACAGGTGACACCAAAGTAAAGAATTCTGACGATCTCTCAGCGGAAACAATGGCCAAGTAAGTTGTCAGGAATTTTTTGGCTACTAACATTTACAGATAAAATTACCCACACGCTCTGTCATTCAGAGATGAGTGTTCTGCAGGGCGAGTGATGAGGGAGGTATTGGGTTGTTGAGATGGTATGGGAggggacagtacaggacaggagGCAGTGGTGTAGGTGTACTGCAGGGGGGTGAAGAGAacctgctggagagagagaggactgagtcAGATGAAccatctgctgctgctgctgcttctcaCTGAGACACTAATCTGCTGTTTGATGCAAGGAGAAAACAGGCTTGCTACATCCCCCAAAATAGTGTTTATATCAACAAAGTGCCAGTGGGAAGAAACTGacatctctttctgtctctgctcTGGAAACTAAGGGATTGAGATTCCTATATTGTCCATATTCTGTTTTCTGTGGTTGTTTGAGGAGCTGAATAAGGCTGGTTTGTATGAGTGAGATTGTTCCTACAGTTGGTTGATGCTCGTGTTGTCTCCACCAGGGACATTGGCAAAGTGGTTGAAGCACTCTATGGAGAAAACCCGCCTCCGATCATGATGATTGGACACAGCATGGGTGGAGCTATAGCAGTTCATACCGCTGCAGCCAACCACGTGCCGTCGTTACTTGGCCTTTGTGTCATTGACGTCGTGGAAGGTGATTATAGTACTTGTGTTGTGTTTTTTTGTCCCATGATCGGGACTTTTGATGATCAAATAAGCAGCAGTTGGGGAGCTGAAAAAAGAGAATGGATTAATTAATTGTTTTATATGCTTCTAGTAAAATGATTTGACACAACTAGGCGTATTCATCAATTTATTGATTGACTGATTAGTTAATCATATTTATGTTATTGTATTTATTCAGGCACAGCAATGGATGCCTTGAACAGTATGCAGAATTTCCTCAGGAGTCGACCAAAGACCTTTAAGTCTGTGGAGAATGCCATTGAGTGGAGGTGAGATGCTGTCCATACACGCTGAAGTGTAAAAATACTCAAATGCTTTACTAATAGAGCATAATCCAAGTAATGTGTTCTCTGAACTTGTCCATCCCCCATCAGTGTGAAGAGTGGACAGATCCGCAACGTTGAGTCAGCCCGGGTGTCCATGGGAGGCCAGGTGAAAAAGTAAGTCTGGACTTTAAGATGTGACTGTTCAGGACCTGTAACTAAATACTGTTTTTTACCTCTTCCATAGATGTGAGGAACCCCTCAACAGTCCAGGTGTCTCCAAAAGCATCGGTGAAGTCAtcattgaagaggaggaggaggaggaggaggagggagaatccAATcacaagagaaagaaggaggacGACCAAGAGGTCAGGGCTGAGCTGATTAGTGGGAAATGTTGTTGATTTAAAAACATAACTACATTTTatacctacagtgcatttggaaagttttcagaccccttgacttagagagagagcgagctctggcatctgggaaactaagtAAAAAACCATCCTGTGTAGATAACCAAGGTGGCTTATGGGAAGGTTAGAAGTGACTAAGCAATCTTGGTATCAGCTATAGAAAATCTGTGCATCGTCTGTAAAGGCTAGACTCTCAGCCTAATAGTCAGTCAAGAATAGTGGGCTGACGGTCTCATTATTTcaataattaatcgatattaAATAGATGATTCTTTGAAGAAATTACCAAGAccaagtctctctctcagtactgaatttccacgacagtcttcttggatatgacgctacaagcttggcacacctgtatttggggagtttctcctattctctgcagatcctctcaagcgccgtcaggttggatggggagcgtcgctgcacagctattttcaggtctcttcagagatgttcgatcgggttcaagttcgggctctggttgggccacttaaggacattcagagacttgtcccgaagccactcctgcattgttttggctgtgtgcttagggtcgttgtcctgttggaaggtgaaccttcgccccagtctgaggtcctgagcactctggagcaggttttcatcaaggatctctcagtactttgctttcccccgatcctgactagtccctacatcatgatgctgccaccaccatgcttcaccgtagggatggtgccaggtttactccagacgtgacgcttggcattcaggccaaagagttcaatcttggtttcatcagaccagagaatcttctttctcatggtctcagagtccttaaggtgccttttggcaaactccaagcaggctgtcatatgccttttacaaaggagtggcttccgtctggccactctaccataaaggtctgattggtggaatgctgcagagatggttgtccttctggaaggttctcccatctccacagtggagctctgtcagtgaccattgggttcttggtcacctacctgaccaaggcccttccccccacgattgctcagtgtggccgggcagccagctctaggaagtgtctacgtagttccaaacgtcttccatttaagaatgatggaggccactgtgttcttggggaccttcaatgctgcagacatttttttggtacactttcccagatctgtgcctcgacacaatcctgtctcggagctctactgacaattccttcgacctcatcgcttggtctttgctctgacttgcactgtcaactgtaggaccttaaatagactggtgtgtgcctttccaaatcatgtccaatcaattgaatttaacacatgTGGACtctaagttgtagaaacatctcaaggatgataaaatggaaaccggatgctcctgagctcaattttgagtctcatagcagagggtctgaatatttatgtaaataaggtatttctgttttttttattttgaatactaaAGTTTCTAACcgttgttttgctttgtcattattgtgtgtagattgatgggaaaacattttatttcatatatttagaatagggctgtaacgcaacaaaatgtggggaaagggtctgaatactttccgaatgtactgtatgtattcaggtgGGTTTGTATGCATGAGTCTTAGGCATTAGTGGCTGGGCCGTTCCACAAATTCGGTGCATGTTGAGAAGTGTAACTTGTTTCTTTagacattttatttttatgaatggtttcaccatattaaaacgagagcTCAGTTCACGTTACAGGGGTGACCATAAAATGAGGGACAAATGAATaactaatcacatgaaataaataaatgaatcgaaagcaacaaaataactagggcttttcAATTCTGTTTAAAATCTTCCTGGAAGTGATAGTGTTGACATGTCAAAATACTGAATTTTGGCCCCTTAGCGAGCCTTTATTTATAATGAACAAAAAATGtatacgcaacatgtaaagtgttggtttcatgagttaaaataaaagatccccaaaaTTTTCCATGAgcagaaaaagcttatttctctaaaatgttgtgcacaaatttggttacatccctgttagtgaccatttctcctttgccaagataatccatccacctgacaggtatggcatatcaagaagctgattaaacagcattatcattacacagatgcaccttgtgctggggacaataaaaagccactaaaatgtgcagttttgtcacacaacacaatgccacggatgtcttaagttttgagtaaacgtgcaattggcatgctgactgcaggaatgttcaccagagctgttggcagagatTTGAATGCTAATTTTGCTACCATAAGCTGCTTCCAACGTcagtttagagaatttggcagtatgtccaaccagcctcccaaccgcagaccacgtgtacccacaccagcccaggacctccacttccggcttcttcacctgcgggatcgtctgagatcagccacccggacagctgatgaaactgaggagtatttctgtctgtaataaagcccttttgtggcccagtcatgtgaaatcaatagattagggcctaatttatttaaattgacttatttccatatatgaactgtaactcagtaaaatcattgaaattgttacattttgcgtttacatttttgttcagtgtgtatatataaaaatTCTGATGTATTGAATTCctcatgtggtctatattaaagggaacTTAATTTAATatcaggcttttaaaattcaatattggtgcacaatttctacttaaaatataaaAGGCACATTTTTTTTCTTGGAACAACCCAGTTGGTGTATACATCTGGGTGCATATGTCATGTTGGGGAAGTGTGTATTACATTTCCCACCTTTACACAGTCTGTTGTAGTGTGTACATGAAGAGTAAATtaacagggcggcgcacaattggcccagtgtcgtccgggttagggcttggctagggtaggctgtcatttgtaaataagaatttgttcttaactgacttgcctagttaaataaacagtCTCTTGGCCTTCTTTAGGTGAAGGAGAGCCTCTATACCTGGCAGATTGATCTGTCAAAGACAGAGAAGTACTGGGAGGGCTGGTTCAGTGGACTGTCtgccctcttcctctcctgcccTGTGCCAAAACTGCTCCTGCTCGCTGGTGAGTCCCTTAGTTAAGTCAGTTTTAATCCACATGACTTTAAATTGTTTTCAATATAATTAAAATGCCTTATTGTATTTGACACTGGACTAGAGCACACATTGTTGATATAATATTTCCCTCTTTACAGGTGTGGACAGGCTTGATAAAGATCTCACAATTGGACAGATGCAAGGTGAGGACGGCCTCATAGATTAATGTGTGttaggttggttggttggttggttgtttgtttacaattatgGCTCCGATAGTGACAATGAAATCCCACTGTAGATCTTCCCCCACCCACTCCTTGTTGGTTTACAGTCACATCCTTTAAATCCAATAGAAGTGTGTTGCACATGAAGATTTGTGTTCTGTTTGTGTTCAGGGAAGTTCCAGATGCAGGTGCTCCCTCAGTGTGGCCATGCTGTCCATGAGGACGCCCCTGAAAAAGTGAGTGGGTTTTAACCGTCTGCATATGAAGGTATGAGGCTGAACAACTGCTTGGTGCATGTGCAGGCAGGTCACTAGAAACACATGTAGATTTTGGACGTTTGAAAAGAGAATGTCGATATATGCTGTCCTCGGCGCTCAcccaaaaaatgtaaaactacggCAGAGCTCTGGGCTGGAACACAATGCTCAGATCCAGAGCGCACTGCCTAGACCAATGCGCCCGGCAGTTCACAATTGTCTAGCAAGCAGGGAGAGTACTTGATGATACTAAATGAAAGccccttttttttctcctttttttaaatttcttttttttacatgttatgctttccccaaaccatagccctaaccttGACCACTTGGAATGAATTCCTAAACTTAACCCattgagttgtttctgttttaaccctgtgtctgtatgtagcctcgctactgtatatagcctgtctttttactgttttatttctttacttacctattgttcacctaataccttttttgcacttggttagagcctgtaagtaagcatttcactgtaaggtctacacctgttgtattcggcgcacgtgacaaactttgatttgatttgaaccacGTGGAATTAATGGTTAAAAAATGTACGTTCATCCAAATCCCGACGTGAAACTATGAGATCAAGTTGGCATGTCTTTGTTTCCCATTTTGTAGCGATAGTAGAGGTTCAGGCCAAGTAATATTGCACACAAAATACTATTCTCAATTAGGGCTGgtcgatatggccaaaatataatgttattttacacatttttgacggtattttatgtttttgattcataaaagttctacatttgctttatgactagtgcgtgaccctagggtggcaataCATGTATTCCAAATTATTTAAATTGGTCTTTCTCCATTTGGTTTGTTTTATacgccaggtcacagttgtaaatgagaacttgttctcaactagcctacctggttaaataaaggtgaaattattatattttttaaatactgttcaattcaacttcaacctaaaataatttcctgccattccatcaatttctgcatttcttgcagtcatttgagatcatttccacactgccacgataTGGGCAAAAATACTCAAAAATACTGGAAATATAATATTTATTATAAttatatagttagaatataattaATAGTGGGCTCTTTGAtgttgttctattatttctagtagttgtcgtatattatctccaatgtatcgtccatgtaaaaaacctgtctgatcaggatgaacaatacctggtaaaacccttttttaattctgagtgctatgcatttcgctagtattcttgcatcacaacattgaagtgtaaggggcctccagttttttagatagactgggtctttatatttgccgtctgggtcttgttttagtaatagagaaatcagaccttcctgctgagtacctgacagactaccatttctataggagtagttaaaacaatctaacaatagagcttttagtatatcaaaaaaaggCTTCACATACCTCTACCGGAATGCCATCATgccctggggtttttccagactgaaaggatttaatagcctcagtgattcctctgtaatttggccttcgcactgatctttctgtacatttaattttctatttttttatattatttagaAATAATTCCTTACcgtaatcttcattcagtgggGGAGGATGAGACGGGAAagaacatctgcctaaaataattaacttcctcTCTTAAAATATAAttcggagaatcatagatgactccgtattcaaaattatttttgttagcgttcctgtattggagattcaggaagaatttAGTTCATTTTTCAGATCTTTTGCTTTATTTTTCTAATAGATTACTTTAGATTGTTCTTGAAAAAGTTCCTCaagttatttttgtttttcctctaacttattttgtatctgTAGGATCATTTTTATTTCTATCTACCTAAACTATTAGTGCATGGATTAGTTAGTCTTGTCActttagccagaaactgcttttttattattgatgaatattgaattgaatgacctctAAAGGTACATttttaaaggtatcccaaacaataaggggatttgctgaacctatattatactggGAAAATTCAGTTTAGATTAtttttgtcttagttaaaaataagttATCCTCCAGGAAACTTTGatttaaatttccaatatccccgtccatgtggaaaatctataagagttatgtgaatgtcaattagatgatgatccgatcACATTCTGTCTCAAATTAAAAGTTTTTAAAActttgatgcaagagagaaagagaaaaagtagTTAAGACGACTAGCTTAAGTCTCCTccgtatatctcactaggtcggggatttttagtctccaaatatacactatttctaatgtgtccataatatttgtgtTTTCCTTAAGGGCACGGTGATAGTTTGTGGAGTGATTACCTTTgcggtccattgaggtacttactgttttataaactcagcaaaaaaagaaacatcctctcactgtcaactgcgtttattttcagcaaacttaacatgtgtagatatttgtatgaacataacaagattcaacaactgagacataaactgaacaagttccacagacatgtgacgaatggaaatggaataatgtgtccctgaacaaaggggggttcaaaatcaaaagtaacagtcagtatctggattgGCCACCAGCACTGCAGTAGTTAATGCAGCATCttctcctcgtggactgcaccagatttgccagttcttgctgtgagatgttaccccactcttccaccaaagcacctgcaagttcccggacatttctgggggggaatggccctagccctcaccctccgattcaacaggtcccagatgtgctcaatgggattgagatctgggttcttcgctggccatggcagaacactgacattcctgttttgcacgaaatcactcacagaacgagcagtatggctggtgacattgtcatgctggagggtcatgtcaggatgagcctgcaggaagggtaccacatgagggaggaggatgtcttccctgtaacgcatagcgttgaaattgcctgcaatgacaacaagctcagtccgatgatgctgtgacacaccgccccagaccatgacggaccctccacttccaaatcgattccgctccagagtacaggccttgtgtaacgctcattccttcgacgataaacgcgaatccgaccttcacccctggtgagacaaaaccacgacttgtcagtgaagagcactttttgccagtcctgtctggtccagcgacggtgggtttgtgcctataggcgacgttgttgccggtgaggacctgccttacaacagcctacaagccctcagtccaacctctctgtcttttacggacagtctgagcactgatggagggattgtgcattcctggtgtaactcgggcagttgttgttgccatcctgtacctgtcccgcaggtgtgatgttcggatgtactgatcctgtgcaggtgttgttacatgtggtctgccactgcgaggacaatcagctgtccgtcctgtctcgctgtagcgctgtcttaggcgtctcacagtacggacattgcaatatattgccctggccacatctgcagtcctcttcatgcagatgagcagggaccctgggcatctttctttttgtgtttttcagagtcagtagaaatccTCTTTAGtgtcaagttttcataactgtgaccttcattgcctaccgtctgtaagctgttagtgtcttaacgaccgttccacaggtggatgttcattaattgtttatgattcattgaacaagcatgggaaacagtgtttaacaccctttacaatgaagatctgtgaagttatttggatttttaacgaattatctttgaaagacagggttctgaaaaggggacgtttcttttttgttgagtttagtctcCTAccatagccagctaactagcgattagcattagtggctaacacgatttagcttaacttgctaagaaaatacaatctagctgtttgcagatgtaagaaacaaaaactaatattgtaattatagatcgcttgtggatttatattaagatcaaagtggaaacagcattgttgtcatcaacattgttgcatgtgctgcattgaccatgcagactgaacgaaagtgtctcgtggtcaagcaacaacaaatgcgctccttgagtgacaggatgggactaggtctgtgtggaaagcggcatggagagagggagtggagagggatgactcaagtagcagagtaaactataaaaatggacgttacacacggcgtatcagatttaacaaaccaaacattcaaataccattatagaaggtaaagtaaaaacccaaaccggtccgtgcatgAATACCGGTGTATATCGttaaatacggtataccgcccaaccctattCTCAATGTCTGGGAAGTAAAGTCTGGGAACTAAACCCACATTGCTTTTGTTTCCCCAGGTAGCAGACGCTCTGGCCTCGTTCATGGTCCGTCACAAGTTCACTGAACTCAAGGAAGGTTTCCTGTGGTAAGACTCATTTAACTCGAATAGAAACTtatcacacatttgtttacaacaTTGTTTATTACTTTTAATTCTGTTTGTCCAATAGTCAATGTACAATCTCATTGTTAAGACCTGCATAAGCATGTATCGCTTCTCTGCACTGTTAAAATCACATGATTTGTGGCCTGGGTGGTCTATCAGTTAGGACTGCTGCCTACAACACATGCTTGCCAGTGTCGGCGGGGGTACAAATCCGTCCCACTGCCTTTGTGACtcactctgtctatctctctcctcggtcaaataaaaaacaaaaccctcaatgtgtatatatacattaaAAGAATCAACTCATAAATTATGGACGTCATACAATATAAGGTTTTGTAACGATTGCTGACACCAATATTGGTAGTTACTGTATAATGTCTGTTTTAACACAAGTAATTATTTTTTATATCTAATGGGATGCTAACTGGTACAGGAAAACCAGAAGGCATGTGTTTATGCTTTCGtgttcttgtttttttttgtcaAATTGTAACAGCTAATGGGAATGGGATCCAAATAAATAGTATACTACATAGAAAAGTCCCAGTTTTGCCCTGGACCCAAACAGCACTTATGGAGGAGTTGCCTCAACTCATGGACACCATCTTCTGCCAATTACTCCCAACTGGAAGAAAATAGATCGGGATAAATTAAATAAACATGAGCACTATACAACTGCAAAATTCTCAGCACTTTGGTTCTTAAATTTAAATTAGCTTTTGTAATTATTACTTTGCAAAATGTACATGTAGATCTTTTGCCAATATGACTTTgaattttttgttttttaataatGCAGGGATTTGGTTTCACCCATCCCACTCAACCTTTTTTTCTTTTCATTTCCTGTGATGGCTTGCATGTTTCTTGTTCAATTTTGGGTAACTCCATGTTGTGCTATGTATTTAACATCGTTGGATTTTAAGAATGATGATTAAAAATGCATTAGGACAATTTCTACAGATCTTTTCATTTCTGTTGCATGTCTGGTTTATGCACTGTTTACTTCCATGGTGAACAGACACACCCATTAGGGACTATTCTGCCAGTGTACAAGACTGACGATGGGCTCCCAATTGTCT contains these protein-coding regions:
- the LOC129868562 gene encoding protein phosphatase methylesterase 1-like — its product is MEKQLHLNLLASRPPVPGGLQSGSKMRMGPGRKRDFSPLSWSQYFETMEDVEVENDNGKDTFRIYSSGQHGPVLLLLHGGGHSALSWAVFTEVIYSRINCRVVAMDLRAHGDTKVKNSDDLSAETMAKDIGKVVEALYGENPPPIMMIGHSMGGAIAVHTAAANHVPSLLGLCVIDVVEGTAMDALNSMQNFLRSRPKTFKSVENAIEWSVKSGQIRNVESARVSMGGQVKKCEEPLNSPGVSKSIGEVIIEEEEEEEEEGESNHKRKKEDDQEVKESLYTWQIDLSKTEKYWEGWFSGLSALFLSCPVPKLLLLAGVDRLDKDLTIGQMQGKFQMQVLPQCGHAVHEDAPEKVADALASFMVRHKFTELKEGFLC